The Tigriopus californicus strain San Diego chromosome 10, Tcal_SD_v2.1, whole genome shotgun sequence region TTGCGGTCGCATCGGGATTGCCGCCCAAGCGCAAGGCATCGCgcaaaatgcatttgataCGGCTATCGACTATTCTGCTAAACGACAAGTAAGTGCATGGTTACCTTGAATCAAATAACTTagtaagaaatgaaagaatcgTGTCTCCTTAGTCATTTGGTGCCTCCATAAGCAAACTCCAGATGATCCAACAGAAGATTGCAGATATGGCTTTGCGGTTGGAACAATCCAGACTTCTTTTGTATAAAGCTGCTGCCTTGAAGGACGAAGGCAAATCTTTCACCAAGGCCGCCGCCATGGCCAAGCTCTCGTGCTCGGAAACAGCCACGTTTGTCGCTCATCAGAGTATTCAAGTGCTCGGTGGGATGGGATACGTTTCAGATATGTCAGTGGAGCGCAACTACCGAGACGCCCGAATCACCGAGATCTACGAAGGAACTAGCGAAATTCAACGACTTGTTATTGCCGGAAATGTGCTGAAAGAGTACGGCTTTTAGTTGGTGAGCTTTGACCACAGAACAGATCTATTTTTCAAGAACCCAAGACAATTGAATACgacgaaattgaaatgaaatagatGGAAGTATATATTGACCGACAAAATTAGCTCAACCACTCTTTCATGTATGAACATTTAATAGGATTTACGGAACCCACGTCACTGCATTCCTTGATCACAGGGCATCCTCCGCAAGGCATCCGCATAAGACCCGTGACTGGGATTAAGGACTCAACAGCCCGATATAAACGGGTTTCTTCACCTTCGGCCAATGCCAAAGTTTTCTCCACTTTCCCATCAAAGATGAGCGTGTCGAGAATGGCTTCTATATCTTCAGGCCGCAACTGAATTTTGCTAATCCCGAGCTCGGAAATGTATTGAAGGACCTCTTTGGATGAGGCTTGTGAGATGttcttggccatcaagggtCCAGATGTACATTCACGAGATTTTTCTAGCTTTTGATACAGATATCGATAACATTGTTGGTTCAAGATCTCGACGAACTCGGATTCGAAGTCTTGATCACTGTACCAGGCCCCTCCCGTTACCGAGCTGTCCGGTTCAAGATGATACAACCTAGAACATGATATAATATATAGATATTCGGGCCATAAAAGAGCGTGCTAAGGTTCAGGGGTTGTCATCCAGAGCCTTCGTAGAAGATTACCCCCACCCCCTCCACCCCTTCTCCATTTTGGATAAAAAGAAGGCAATGTCTTAGCAAATCCATAACAGAAAACAGACTGACTCCCGAACTCTTTTCAACCCGTCTTCAAGGACAATACTATGCCGACCTATCCTATTTTAACAAATGACCTTGGTATATCTCCCTTCATGCCCTTTGGAAAGCCTTGCTGGCCTATCCATAAAAGTCTGACTTACATATAAACAATCTTTCGAGTCGAGTTGACGCATTTTACGTCCTTGATGAGCTTCTTGGACTTCAAGGATTTCAAGGCTTTATTGAGTTGCGTCTGGACGAGGTTGGATTTGATGCGAATGTCCCGAATCCAAGTGCCTTTATTTTGAGCCTCCTCAATGATCTTGTACACGAGCTTCTCTTCCGCATCGCCTTTAATGGTGCCCACTTGAGAAGTGGACGTACGGGCTTTGTATAAGAGACCTCTTTCGGATTGCAACAAGTCGATCTTGCCATTGGTCAATAGATGATTGATGGCCAAAGCTCGGGATTTGGGATCCACTTCCGGCATGGAAGCCTGCAGCACTTTATCGTTCACACCCTGAGGGATCTCCGCACACAAAGCCAAGATGCGTTCGGCTAACTCATTGGCctcaaccttgattttggccgGACCCTGGTCCGATTTCGAGGCTACGGCAGCCATGATGACAATGCCTAAAAAAGAGAGAATATGAATGGATTACAGCCGAGTCTTTTTCGCGGGACAGGCTGGATTTGAGTTATCTTGGTAATGGCATAGAACGTGGCATTAGATATCAATGATCACAAAAGTTTCCACGTAATCTGTCCGTTGATTGATCTGCATGGCCGAGTAGGTGATGGCCTTGACTTCGGTGCCCTGGGGGTGTTTATTTAAATCGAACACTTCCCCCAAGCCCAAAGCCTCAATATGGAAACTCCCATCCTGAGGATCTTCCCGCCAATCCGTGATCTCGATGcggaatggaatgaaattgggTTCAGCACAAAAGTGGAAAAGCCACTCGTCCAAGAAATTGTAGAGGGCACTCTCCAGGTCATGGCCGGATGTCTCGATGGAGTGCGTCATTTGCTCCTCAATCGTGTCCAGTTCGGTCATGTAGCCGAACATGGCCAAGGCCGATTGCTCAAAGGCTTGGCGGAGAGAGGTGCCCC contains the following coding sequences:
- the LOC131888383 gene encoding protein archease-like; translation: MDEPENGDEDGPSVPRVGYEYLDHTADVQIHAWGTSLRQAFEQSALAMFGYMTELDTIEEQMTHSIETSGHDLESALYNFLDEWLFHFCAEPNFIPFRIEITDWREDPQDGSFHIEALGLGEVFDLNKHPQGTEVKAITYSAMQINQRTDYVETFVIIDI